ATGATGGGCTTTCTCATGGCCATGGGCGGCACGGCGATCTGTGGCGGCGCCTGGTTTCTTACCTCAGTGGCACTCGGTATTTTCCAGTAGAAAAAGAGGCGATTTACGATGGGGGGCATGTATCACCTTCCACTGCAAATGGATGGGGAGGATAAAGTTGTAGGTGGTATCGTCAGCCTGCGACAACTAGCCTACTCCCTTTTAGGGTTGTGCTTGGGTAGCGGATTCGGCTTCACAATTTACTCGCTAACCGGTTTTGTTCTTCCTGGTTTTCTCGTAGGCATTCTTCCGCTTGGGGTAGGCCTCTACATGGCCTTCTGGAAAGTGGACGCCTTCGGGATGACCGCCGACCAGTATTGGCGAAACCGGCTGGCCTACGCCTTCCGTCCCAAAGCGTTCCCGTACATCCAGGACCCGGCGGCGATGTTGCCCACCCAGGAGAAACGGAGGGGTTTGCAATGATTGCTGCTGCTGGGATCATTGCGCTGCTGGCCGCCATTTTTGGCGGCGTTTTCTTTTTTGAGAAGCGAAAGCAGCGGCGAAGCAAAAAGGAGAAGCCCGACATCCCCAGCGCCCAGACGTTCCTTAAGATTGAGGATATCCGGCACAGCGCCATCAACCTGGGCGGGAGTGAATACCGGGCGGCTATCGAGTGCGGGTCAATCAACTACTTCCTTCTTTCGGACAATGAGCAGTCGTCCGTCGAGT
Above is a genomic segment from Heliomicrobium undosum containing:
- a CDS encoding PrgI family protein — encoded protein: MDGEDKVVGGIVSLRQLAYSLLGLCLGSGFGFTIYSLTGFVLPGFLVGILPLGVGLYMAFWKVDAFGMTADQYWRNRLAYAFRPKAFPYIQDPAAMLPTQEKRRGLQ